One genomic segment of Vulgatibacter sp. includes these proteins:
- a CDS encoding IS5 family transposase, whose product MRHAEALPTNSGSEWRHDRERPPACRRRSDKEGGRKSQAHGPSRGGFTTKVQAEVWDRGRRVRYVLTGGEVNDVTQADRLLRGLRGRAVVGGRAYDSDALLASIAAQDMAAVVPSRRNRKVQRPLDAEAYAQRYVIERLFGRLKAFRRVATRYDRTASSYGAVVALASALVVLSGWTA is encoded by the coding sequence CTGCGCCACGCCGAGGCCTTACCGACAAACAGTGGGAGCGAATGGCGCCACGATCGTGAAAGGCCACCCGCATGCCGCCGGCGCTCGGACAAGGAGGGCGGGCGAAAGAGCCAGGCCCATGGACCATCACGGGGCGGCTTCACCACAAAGGTTCAGGCCGAAGTCTGGGACCGCGGAAGGAGGGTGCGCTACGTGCTGACTGGCGGCGAGGTGAACGACGTGACGCAGGCGGACCGGCTGCTACGGGGCCTGCGCGGGCGAGCGGTCGTCGGGGGCCGTGCCTACGACAGCGATGCCCTCCTGGCGTCCATCGCCGCCCAGGACATGGCGGCCGTCGTTCCTTCCCGCAGGAACCGCAAGGTGCAGCGGCCGCTCGATGCCGAGGCGTACGCGCAGCGCTACGTGATCGAGAGGCTCTTCGGCCGGCTGAAGGCCTTCCGGCGGGTTGCGACCCGCTACGACAGGACCGCATCGTCGTACGGTGCGGTGGTGGCATTGGCCTCGGCGCTGGTAGTGCTTTCGGGGTGGACGGCGTGA